One segment of Desmodus rotundus isolate HL8 chromosome 6, HLdesRot8A.1, whole genome shotgun sequence DNA contains the following:
- the INSM1 gene encoding insulinoma-associated protein 1, translating to MPRGFLVKRSKKSTPVSYRVRGGEDRDRTLLLSPGCGGARSEPPLSSPGPSPLPQLQPSERAQTALAAALSCAPGPLPPQPGPRAAHFGNPEAAHPAPLYSPTRPVSREHEKHKYFERSFNLGSPVSAESFPTPAALLGGGGGGGNSSGGSGTCSGDPLFFAPAELKMGTAFSAGAEAARGPVPGPPLPPAASLRPPGKRPAPSATAPEPPAKVAKAPGAKKPKAIRKLHFEDEVTTSPVLGLKIKEGPVEAPRGRAGGAARPLGEFICQLCKEEYADPFALAQHKCSRIVRVEYRCPECAKVFSCPANLASHRRWHKPRPAPAAARASESETAARAEAREATGGGSDRDTPSPGGVSESGSEDGLYECHHCAKKFRRQAYLRKHLLAHHQALQARGTPPAAPPEDLLALYPGSEEKALQEAAGEGEAAGVLGLSATADCHLCPVCGETFPSKGAQERHLRLLHAAQVFPCKYCPATFYSSPGLTRHINKCHPSENRQVILLQVPVRPAC from the coding sequence ATGCCCCGGGGCTTCCTGGTGAAGCGCAGCAAGAAGTCCACTCCTGTGTCCTACCGGGTCCGCGGCGGCGAGGACCGCGACCGCACGCTGCTGCTCTCGCCGGGATGCGGGGGCGCTCGCTCCGAGCCCCCACTGTCTAGCCCGGGCCCGAGTCCGCTGCCGCAGCTGCAGCCCTCGGAGCGCGCTCAAACGGCGCTCGCCGCCGCTCTCTCTTGCGCACCCGGCCCGCTGCCACCCCAGCCCGGCCCCCGGGCCGCGCACTTCGGCAACCCGGAGGCCGCGCACCCCGCGCCGCTCTACAGCCCCACGCGGCCAGTGAGCCGCGAACACGAAAAGCACAAGTACTTCGAGCGCAGCTTCAACCTCGGCTCACCGGTCTCCGCCGAGTCCTTCCCCACGCCCGCAGCACTGCTCggaggtggcggtggtggtgggaACAGCTCCGGAGGCAGCGGCACCTGCAGCGGCGACCCACTGTTCTTTGCGCCCGCCGAGCTCAAGATGGGCACGGCGTTCTCAGCAGGCGCGGAGGCGGCCCGCGGCCCGGTACCCGGCCCTCCGCTGCCCCCCGCCGCCTCCCTGCGGCCCCCGGGAAAGCGGCCGGCGCCCTCCGCCACCGCTCCCGAGCCTCCGGCCAAGGTGGCCAAGGCTCCGGGCGCCAAGAAGCCCAAAGCCATCCGCAAGCTGCACTTCGAGGACGAGGTCACCACGTCGCCTGTGCTCGGGCTGAAGATCAAGGAGGGCCCGGTGGAAGCTCCACGGGGCCGCGCGGGGGGCGCGGCGCGGCCACTGGGCGAGTTCATCTGCCAGCTCTGCAAGGAGGAGTACGCCGACCCGTTCGCGCTGGCGCAGCACAAGTGCTCGCGAATCGTGCGCGTGGAGTACCGCTGCCCCGAGTGCGCCAAGGTCTTCAGCTGCCCCGCCAACCTGGCCTCCCACCGCCGCTGGCACAAACCGCGCCCTGCGCCAGCCGCCGCCCGCGCCTCCGAGTCCGAAACCGCTGCCAGGGCTGAGGCGCGGGAGGCGACGGGCGGTGGCAGCGACCGCGACACGCCGAGCCCCGGTGGCGTGTCGGAGTCGGGCTCGGAGGACGGGCTCTACGAGTGCCATCACTGCGCTAAGAAGTTCCGCCGCCAGGCCTATCTGCGCAAACACCTGCTGGCGCACCACCAGGCGCTGCAGGCCAGGGGCACGCCGCCCGCGGCCCCTCCGGAGGACCTATTGGCCTTGTACCCCGGGTCCGAGGAGAAGGCGCTGCAGGAGGCGGCTGGAGAGGGCGAGGCAGCCGGCGTGCTCGGCCTGAGTGCCACGGCCGACTGCCACCTGTGTCCAGTGTGCGGGGAGACGTTCCCCAGCAAGGGCGCCCAGGAGCGCCACTTGCGCCTTCTGCACGCTGCCCAGGTGTTCCCCTGCAAGTACTGCCCCGCCACGTTCTACAGCTCGCCTGGCCTCACGCGGCACATCAACAAGTGCCACCCGTCGGAGAACAGACAGGTGATCCTCCTGCAGGTGCCCGTGCGTCCGGCCTGCTAG